The genome window CCGCTGCCATGACGCTCAGCCACGCTGCCTCCCGGTCGCCTCGGCCACCGCCTCGCCGGCGCGGACGTACTCGCCGCTCTTGCCGCCGACTTTGTGCATCAGCCTGATGTTGTCGACCACCATGTCTTTGTCAACCGCCTTGCACATGTCGTAGACGGTGAGCGCGGCCGTCGCGACGGCCGTCAGCGCCTCCATCTCGACGCCGGTCTTCCCCACGATGCGGGCAATCGCCGTGATCTCGACAGCAGAGGCGTCGTCGTCCAGCTCGAACTTCAGATCGACGCCGGTGATGGGGAGCGGATGGCAGAGTGGGATCAAGTCTGAGGTTCGTTTGGCGCCCATCACGCCGGCCACCTGGGCAATCGCCAGGACGTCGCCCTTGGTGACGCCGCCGGAGCGGATCAGCGCCAGCGTCTCCGGGCGCATCAGCACGCGGCCTCGGGCCGTGGCGATGCGGATAGTCTCGCCCTTGGCGCTGACGTCGACCATGCGGGCGCGGCCGGTCTCGTCGAGATGGGTCAGG of Chloroflexota bacterium contains these proteins:
- the moaC gene encoding cyclic pyranopterin monophosphate synthase MoaC; the protein is MTDLTHLDETGRARMVDVSAKGETIRIATARGRVLMRPETLALIRSGGVTKGDVLAIAQVAGVMGAKRTSDLIPLCHPLPITGVDLKFELDDDASAVEITAIARIVGKTGVEMEALTAVATAALTVYDMCKAVDKDMVVDNIRLMHKVGGKSGEYVRAGEAVAEATGRQRG